A region from the Bacteroidia bacterium genome encodes:
- a CDS encoding thioredoxin family protein: MRKDFYSIITILSLLIITVTSNQVISQNIQKHVSWKYSVKKVTESEADLIFKGTSEKDWHFYTLKDELNPMIFTFEKSKDYKLISMSETPAPKKEYDDLMAANRSFYEKGGSFIQRIKILTDKPFKIKGTQEYQACLLDGMCVMEDQDFIFNIEPSISQVSNNDTISTDTLHNVATLNADSSKTVEQKTDSVNAPVNTTVPGMSDSLWVLFFFSFLAGLAAILTPCVFPMIPMTVSFFMHNSDNKRKARFQALVYGLSIILIYTVIGTVVAITLGANFANFLSTHWIPNIFFFLIFVIFAASFFGMFEITLPSWMVNKADSKSEKGGVLGSFFMAFTLVLVSFSCTGPIVGAILVKSAGGQILEPIVGMFGFSLAFALPFATFAFFPSLLNSLPKSGGWLNSVKVVLGFLELALGLKFLSIADQTYHWGILDREVYLALWIIIFALMGFYLLGKLKFAHDSDLKHIGVPRLMLSIITFSFVLYMIPGMFGAPLKLLSGYMPPQTSLDFDISRIVRENAGSGGVQSEESKLCEKPKYSDFLHLPHGLEGYFEYEQGLACSKKLNKPIFVDYTGHGCVNCREMEANVWSDPRVLKKLKEDFIIIAMYVDDKTELPEKEWITSKYDGKVKSSIGKKNADIQISKYNVNAQPYYVLLDTDGEILVSPKAYDLNVDSFIEFLDNGLAEFKKRTEKK, from the coding sequence ATGAGAAAAGATTTTTATTCAATAATTACGATTTTATCGTTATTAATTATAACAGTTACTTCTAATCAGGTTATTTCACAGAATATTCAAAAGCATGTTTCGTGGAAATACTCTGTTAAAAAGGTTACTGAAAGTGAAGCTGATTTAATTTTTAAAGGAACATCTGAAAAAGATTGGCATTTTTATACACTTAAGGATGAGTTAAATCCAATGATTTTCACTTTTGAAAAATCTAAAGATTATAAGTTGATTTCAATGTCAGAAACTCCTGCTCCTAAAAAAGAATATGACGATTTAATGGCTGCCAACAGATCCTTTTATGAAAAGGGTGGTTCATTTATTCAAAGAATAAAAATATTGACTGATAAGCCATTCAAAATAAAAGGAACGCAAGAATATCAAGCCTGTCTTTTAGATGGAATGTGTGTGATGGAAGATCAGGATTTTATTTTTAATATAGAACCAAGTATTTCGCAAGTTAGTAATAATGATACAATCTCAACTGACACTCTGCACAATGTTGCAACATTAAATGCAGATTCCAGTAAAACAGTTGAACAAAAAACTGACTCTGTTAATGCACCGGTAAATACTACAGTTCCGGGTATGTCTGATTCTTTGTGGGTATTGTTTTTCTTTTCGTTTTTAGCAGGTTTGGCAGCTATTCTTACGCCATGTGTTTTCCCTATGATTCCAATGACAGTATCATTCTTTATGCATAATTCTGATAATAAAAGGAAAGCAAGGTTTCAGGCATTGGTTTATGGTTTATCAATAATACTTATTTATACTGTTATTGGGACTGTTGTTGCGATAACATTAGGTGCTAATTTTGCTAACTTCCTAAGTACACATTGGATTCCCAATATATTTTTCTTTTTGATATTTGTTATTTTTGCAGCTTCATTTTTTGGAATGTTTGAAATTACTTTGCCTTCATGGATGGTAAATAAGGCAGATAGTAAATCAGAAAAAGGTGGTGTGTTGGGATCTTTCTTTATGGCATTTACATTGGTACTCGTGTCATTTTCATGTACCGGTCCTATAGTAGGTGCAATTTTGGTAAAGTCGGCAGGTGGTCAGATTCTTGAACCAATAGTGGGAATGTTTGGATTTTCTTTAGCATTTGCATTACCATTTGCAACTTTTGCTTTCTTTCCTTCATTGTTAAACAGCTTACCAAAATCAGGTGGTTGGCTAAATTCTGTAAAAGTTGTTTTAGGATTTTTAGAACTTGCATTAGGTTTAAAATTCTTAAGTATTGCCGATCAGACTTACCATTGGGGAATATTAGACAGAGAAGTTTATCTGGCTTTATGGATAATAATTTTTGCATTAATGGGATTTTATTTGTTAGGAAAATTAAAATTTGCTCACGATAGTGATTTAAAACATATTGGAGTTCCGCGTTTAATGTTATCCATTATTACTTTTTCATTTGTTTTGTATATGATACCTGGTATGTTTGGTGCTCCATTAAAATTATTATCAGGATATATGCCGCCTCAAACAAGTCTTGATTTTGATATTTCGCGAATTGTAAGAGAAAATGCAGGTTCTGGTGGAGTTCAGTCAGAAGAGTCAAAACTCTGTGAAAAACCTAAGTATAGTGATTTTCTTCATTTGCCTCATGGTCTTGAGGGTTATTTTGAATATGAACAGGGATTAGCTTGTTCTAAAAAATTAAATAAACCAATTTTTGTAGATTATACTGGACATGGTTGTGTTAATTGCCGAGAAATGGAAGCCAATGTATGGTCAGATCCACGGGTTCTTAAAAAATTAAAAGAAGATTTTATTATAATTGCAATGTATGTTGACGATAAAACAGAATTGCCTGAAAAAGAATGGATTACTTCAAAATATGATGGAAAGGTGAAGTCAAGTATAGGAAAGAAAAATGCAGATATCCAAATTTCTAAATATAATGTTAATGCCCAGCCATATTATGTTTTATTAGATACAGATGGTGAAATTTTGGTATCTCCAAAAGCATATGATTTAAATGTAGATTCATTTATTGAATTTTTGGATAATGGATTGGCAGAATTTAAAAAGAGAACAGAAAAGAAATAA
- a CDS encoding TIM44-like domain-containing protein codes for MITKNPMINFKRPLLNVLFTFLILLAVNYAYARVGGAGGSSSHSGGGGGDGLIGIIFYILMLIPFPYNLIVIAIIIVLAYFGMKKAKQRTILNQMPSGESVDKVKGYSEFIQHNPNFNEASFKEKVKTSFMQIQEAWQNKDMSKVRKYISDGMYQRLNVQFKMMDKLSQKNTIDKLTVKNIYIDRVDTDGFFDVVHVAIHASIVDRFISDKYSELNSGGSEEFVEYWSYLKKRGAEEKDMFSSDNCPSCGAALSKETAEVAKCEFCGTLTNSGEYDWVLAEITQADDYISSNPLVIKATNLQEKVLEIEQHNDDFSIQLIEDKASNAFLQVETARVLNDPAILRRFASDEAFEKIKATFNPAEPFVYNRIFLSDVTLIGALQKDNMNTMIVSIKYSYQRVLPKEKSVVKLDPVVVTDTKIILLSRNINPEVSKGSLYAHRCPSCGGPVGDTIDLKCQYCGHELNSPANEWIVTDLMTLNDYYTYYAMNGAAFAGGIKPNAIDNVLDVRDYAFNNALIVMACDGVFAQEERDYAEQLAKKFGYNVDKVEPMFQMAQNGQLSLKMPEDQKKREKVFRLMEKAANIDGTVDPNERQLLDSLKQQYGFN; via the coding sequence ATGATAACTAAAAACCCTATGATTAATTTTAAACGACCCTTATTAAACGTACTATTTACGTTTCTGATTTTATTGGCGGTAAATTATGCATATGCCAGAGTTGGAGGTGCTGGTGGTAGCTCTAGCCATAGTGGCGGAGGTGGTGGAGATGGATTAATAGGAATAATTTTTTATATTCTTATGCTGATCCCATTCCCATATAATCTTATTGTTATAGCAATCATAATTGTTCTAGCATATTTTGGAATGAAAAAGGCAAAGCAAAGAACTATTTTAAATCAAATGCCTTCAGGTGAATCGGTAGATAAAGTTAAAGGATATAGCGAATTTATTCAGCATAATCCAAATTTCAATGAAGCATCGTTTAAAGAAAAAGTTAAAACATCATTCATGCAGATTCAGGAAGCATGGCAAAACAAAGACATGTCTAAAGTTCGCAAGTACATTAGTGATGGAATGTATCAGCGTTTGAATGTTCAGTTTAAAATGATGGATAAACTTTCTCAGAAAAACACTATTGACAAGCTGACTGTTAAAAATATTTATATTGACAGAGTAGATACAGATGGATTTTTTGATGTTGTTCATGTTGCTATTCATGCTTCAATTGTTGATCGATTTATTAGTGATAAATATTCTGAATTGAACTCAGGTGGCAGTGAAGAATTTGTTGAATATTGGTCATATCTGAAAAAGCGTGGTGCTGAGGAAAAAGATATGTTTTCTTCAGATAATTGCCCATCTTGTGGTGCTGCACTTTCAAAAGAAACAGCTGAAGTTGCAAAATGTGAATTCTGCGGAACTCTAACAAATAGTGGTGAATACGATTGGGTACTTGCAGAAATTACACAGGCTGATGATTATATTTCATCTAACCCACTTGTAATTAAGGCTACTAATCTACAGGAAAAAGTTTTAGAAATAGAACAACATAACGATGACTTCTCTATTCAGCTGATAGAAGATAAAGCCAGCAATGCATTCTTACAGGTTGAAACTGCAAGAGTACTTAACGATCCGGCAATATTGCGTCGTTTTGCTTCAGATGAAGCTTTCGAAAAAATTAAAGCTACATTTAATCCTGCAGAACCATTTGTATATAACCGTATATTCTTAAGTGATGTAACTTTAATTGGAGCATTACAGAAAGATAATATGAATACAATGATTGTATCAATTAAATACTCTTATCAACGTGTTCTTCCTAAAGAAAAATCTGTAGTTAAACTTGATCCGGTTGTAGTAACAGATACTAAAATTATTTTATTAAGTCGTAACATCAATCCTGAAGTTTCAAAAGGTTCATTATATGCTCACAGATGTCCGTCTTGTGGCGGACCAGTAGGAGATACTATTGATTTGAAATGCCAATATTGCGGACATGAACTTAACAGCCCAGCTAATGAATGGATTGTTACAGATTTAATGACCTTGAATGATTATTATACATATTATGCAATGAATGGTGCTGCATTTGCCGGTGGCATTAAACCAAATGCAATAGATAATGTGCTCGATGTTAGAGATTATGCATTTAATAATGCGCTTATTGTAATGGCTTGTGATGGCGTATTTGCTCAGGAGGAACGTGATTATGCAGAACAATTAGCTAAGAAATTCGGATATAATGTTGATAAAGTTGAACCGATGTTTCAAATGGCACAAAACGGACAACTTTCATTAAAAATGCCTGAGGATCAGAAGAAGCGTGAAAAGGTTTTCCGTTTAATGGAAAAAGCTGCAAATATTGACGGAACTGTTGATCCTAATGAACGTCAGTTATTAGATAGTTTAAAACAACAATACGGATTCAATTAA
- a CDS encoding ABC transporter permease, with protein sequence MNTEFYIARRIITGKGGGNRISRPIVTIAVAGIALGLAVMIISVAVVAGFKSEIRNKVFGFGSHIQIINYDSNYSYETTPIRKDQSFLPELKKLKGVTHIQYYATKPGIIKTTDNIQGVILKGVSSDFDWNFFDEHMVNGRHLVLPDTVKSNEVVISKKLSQLLNLNVGNNLSMYFIQDPPRMRKFKIVGIYQTYMEEFDKMFVIADLRHIQKLNDWGEDSISGFEISINDFDNINEIAANVFDIAGTKIQPDGSKLRVQTIIEKYPYIFDWIGLFNTNLWVILVLMVLVAGFNMISGLLIMILERTNMIGILKAMGSKDASIRKIFLYNGAFLITKGLFWGNLLGIGLCLIQYYFRVFTLDQASYYIEYVPVYLNITQILLLNIGALVVTFLMLIIPSFVISRITPVRAIKFN encoded by the coding sequence TTGAATACTGAGTTTTATATAGCCAGACGAATAATTACAGGTAAGGGCGGAGGAAACAGAATATCACGTCCTATTGTAACTATTGCAGTTGCCGGAATTGCACTTGGATTGGCTGTAATGATAATTTCAGTTGCTGTGGTTGCAGGATTCAAATCCGAAATTAGAAATAAGGTATTTGGATTTGGCTCTCACATTCAGATAATTAATTACGATTCTAATTATTCTTATGAAACAACTCCTATAAGAAAAGACCAGTCGTTTTTACCTGAATTAAAAAAGCTTAAAGGTGTTACTCATATTCAGTATTATGCTACAAAACCTGGTATAATAAAGACTACTGATAATATTCAGGGAGTCATTTTAAAAGGCGTTAGTTCTGATTTTGATTGGAATTTTTTTGATGAGCATATGGTAAATGGAAGGCATCTGGTATTGCCTGATACTGTTAAATCAAATGAAGTTGTTATTTCAAAAAAACTTTCTCAGTTATTGAATTTAAATGTTGGAAATAATCTTTCAATGTATTTTATTCAAGATCCGCCAAGGATGCGTAAATTTAAAATAGTTGGAATTTATCAGACTTATATGGAAGAGTTTGATAAGATGTTTGTAATTGCAGATTTAAGGCATATTCAAAAATTAAATGACTGGGGTGAAGATAGTATTTCTGGTTTTGAAATTTCTATTAATGATTTTGATAATATTAACGAAATCGCTGCAAATGTTTTTGATATTGCAGGTACAAAAATTCAACCTGATGGAAGTAAATTAAGAGTTCAGACAATAATTGAGAAATATCCTTATATTTTTGACTGGATAGGTTTGTTTAATACAAATTTATGGGTAATTCTTGTTCTAATGGTTTTAGTTGCAGGTTTTAATATGATTTCGGGCTTGTTAATTATGATACTTGAGCGAACTAATATGATTGGTATTTTAAAAGCTATGGGCTCAAAAGATGCAAGTATTCGAAAAATATTTTTATATAATGGAGCATTTTTAATTACAAAAGGTTTGTTTTGGGGCAATTTGTTAGGAATAGGACTTTGTTTAATTCAATATTATTTTAGGGTTTTTACTTTAGACCAGGCTTCGTATTATATTGAATATGTTCCAGTGTATTTAAATATAACTCAAATTTTATTACTAAATATTGGTGCATTAGTTGTTACATTTTTAATGCTTATTATACCTTCATTTGTAATTTCAAGAATAACTCCTGTTCGAGCTATTAAATTTAATTAA
- the rbfA gene encoding 30S ribosome-binding factor RbfA encodes MDSIRQNKVSRLIQKELSEIFQREGVSLFNGNMISVTMVRMSPDLALAKVYLSIFTPNGKENAFPLIDENKKVIRHNLAQKIKNQVKLIPELAFFIDDSIDYMNRIEELLKK; translated from the coding sequence ATGGATTCAATAAGACAAAATAAGGTTTCAAGGTTAATTCAAAAGGAATTAAGTGAAATATTTCAACGTGAGGGTGTAAGCCTTTTTAATGGGAATATGATATCTGTAACAATGGTCAGAATGAGTCCTGATTTAGCTCTTGCAAAAGTTTATCTTAGTATTTTTACTCCAAATGGAAAAGAGAATGCATTTCCGCTAATTGATGAAAATAAAAAAGTTATTCGTCATAATCTGGCTCAGAAAATTAAAAATCAGGTAAAGCTAATTCCAGAACTTGCTTTTTTTATTGATGATTCCATTGATTATATGAACAGAATAGAAGAACTATTAAAGAAATAA
- a CDS encoding ABC transporter permease: MNLRYFIAKRYLFSKKSTNVINVISAITATGIAVGTMALVVVLSVFNGLETLIVDRFNSFDPDLKVVPVYGKTFVPDSLKLQILNSMPGVKLYSESIEENALVKYEQVYHPFIMKGVSPSFAEMTGIDSMIVTGHFMLEYQNNPVAVIGMGVNAYLSVSMNFISPLKVYIPKRTSGFSDDPNKAFKIKTIYPVGVYGIDPEIDQYIIVPISFARELLEYNKEVSAIEIKLKNGVKANSVEREVQKLFGDKYNVKNRYEQHELIYKIMKSEKVIVFLILAFILLIASFNIIGSLTMLIIEKKEDIKTLQCMGMTMPEIRKLFLLEGWLISIIGALAGLAIGAIICLLQIKFGLIPMQGSNPGAFVVNAYPVEMRLLDFVLTFCTVLVIGYLASRFPVRYITRKYMGEESPGV, from the coding sequence TTGAATTTAAGGTATTTCATAGCAAAGCGTTATTTATTTTCAAAGAAATCAACAAATGTAATTAATGTTATTTCTGCGATTACGGCAACGGGCATTGCTGTAGGTACTATGGCTCTTGTTGTTGTGTTATCAGTTTTTAATGGATTGGAAACATTAATTGTAGATCGATTTAACTCTTTTGATCCTGATTTAAAGGTAGTGCCTGTATACGGAAAAACATTTGTACCTGACAGTCTAAAGTTACAGATTCTTAATTCAATGCCTGGTGTTAAGCTTTATTCTGAATCAATAGAAGAAAATGCGCTGGTTAAGTACGAACAAGTTTATCACCCTTTTATAATGAAAGGTGTGAGCCCTTCTTTTGCAGAAATGACAGGAATAGATTCTATGATAGTTACTGGTCATTTTATGCTTGAATATCAGAATAATCCGGTTGCAGTTATAGGTATGGGGGTTAATGCTTACTTGTCTGTTTCAATGAACTTTATATCTCCATTAAAAGTTTATATTCCTAAAAGAACATCAGGGTTTTCAGATGATCCAAACAAAGCATTTAAAATAAAAACAATTTACCCGGTTGGTGTATATGGTATAGATCCTGAAATTGATCAATATATTATTGTGCCGATAAGCTTCGCAAGAGAATTATTAGAATATAATAAAGAGGTAAGTGCAATTGAAATTAAGCTTAAAAATGGTGTAAAAGCAAATTCTGTGGAAAGGGAAGTACAAAAACTTTTTGGAGATAAGTATAATGTTAAAAACAGGTACGAGCAACATGAACTTATTTATAAAATTATGAAGTCAGAGAAAGTGATTGTATTTCTTATTCTGGCATTTATTTTATTAATTGCTTCTTTTAATATTATTGGTTCACTTACAATGCTTATTATAGAAAAGAAAGAAGATATTAAAACTTTACAATGTATGGGAATGACCATGCCAGAAATTAGAAAACTATTTCTTCTTGAGGGTTGGTTGATATCAATAATTGGAGCATTAGCAGGTTTAGCTATCGGAGCAATTATTTGTCTTCTGCAAATTAAGTTTGGACTTATTCCTATGCAGGGTAGTAATCCCGGAGCATTTGTAGTTAATGCTTATCCTGTTGAAATGCGATTATTGGACTTTGTTCTAACATTTTGTACTGTACTTGTTATAGGTTATCTTGCTTCCCGTTTTCCTGTAAGATATATTACCCGTAAATATATGGGCGAGGAGAGTCCTGGAGTATAA
- a CDS encoding aryl-sulfate sulfotransferase: MKQVNIILLIVAIIFVKIASAQTMGVMTHTAGSTDNGYVLFAPNSYTETYLIDKCGRLMHSWHSNYLPGNCVSLLPDGNLLRPGNCQNTVFVAGGRGGVIEKIDWDSNVLWRYFISDSTQCQHHDVYPMPNGNVLAVVWDYKNPVEAIAAGRDTAKIDTAIWSEKIIELQPIGTDSAIIVWEWKLWDHLVQEYNSVLPNYGVVADHPELININFTRPFATKEADWVHMNSVAYNPYLDQIVMSAHNMNEIWIIDHSTTKAEAAGHTGGNSGKGGDLLYRWGNPLVYGHGVVANKKLYGQHSAYWIEPGFPFGGSIMLFNNGANRPTGSFSTVDIITTPVDSNGNYNQTLPYLPTSLAWTYSATVPTSFFSSKVSGAQMLPNGHVMACLGNPGKLFEFDETNATVWKYFVPVGTTGPLTQGTTPIGNSVFRCTFYPDTFSGFNNHIMVSGLPIELNPLTTCELFTNIDGVSNEVEIFITPNPANDFIEVSNKCISELMITTVDGKQIRTVKNNSQISTQNLSNGMYLLKVKDCTGVVSYSKFMVNK; encoded by the coding sequence ATGAAACAAGTAAATATTATTCTTTTAATTGTTGCAATAATTTTTGTCAAAATTGCAAGTGCTCAAACAATGGGTGTAATGACTCATACAGCCGGAAGTACTGACAATGGTTATGTTTTGTTTGCGCCAAATTCATATACTGAAACTTATTTAATTGATAAATGTGGCAGGCTTATGCATAGTTGGCATAGCAATTATTTACCTGGAAATTGTGTTTCATTGTTACCTGATGGTAATTTGTTACGACCTGGAAATTGTCAGAATACTGTTTTTGTTGCTGGTGGCAGAGGCGGTGTAATTGAGAAAATTGACTGGGATAGTAATGTATTGTGGCGTTATTTTATTTCTGATTCAACACAATGCCAGCACCATGATGTGTATCCGATGCCAAATGGTAATGTTTTAGCTGTTGTTTGGGATTATAAAAATCCTGTTGAAGCAATTGCAGCAGGTCGAGATACTGCAAAAATAGATACTGCTATTTGGTCAGAAAAAATAATAGAACTACAACCTATTGGAACCGATTCAGCAATAATTGTGTGGGAGTGGAAATTATGGGATCATTTAGTGCAGGAATATAATTCAGTTTTGCCAAACTATGGTGTAGTTGCAGATCATCCAGAATTAATAAACATTAATTTTACCAGACCTTTTGCTACAAAAGAGGCCGATTGGGTTCATATGAATTCTGTAGCATATAATCCATATCTTGATCAAATTGTTATGAGCGCACATAATATGAATGAAATATGGATTATAGATCATAGTACAACTAAAGCAGAGGCTGCTGGGCATACCGGTGGTAATTCAGGTAAGGGCGGTGATTTGTTGTATAGGTGGGGAAATCCATTGGTTTATGGTCATGGAGTTGTTGCTAATAAAAAGCTTTATGGACAACATTCTGCATATTGGATAGAGCCCGGGTTTCCATTTGGTGGAAGTATAATGTTATTTAATAATGGTGCTAATCGTCCTACTGGAAGTTTTTCAACGGTTGACATTATAACAACTCCTGTTGATTCAAATGGAAACTACAATCAAACTCTTCCATATTTACCTACATCACTTGCATGGACTTATTCAGCAACTGTTCCAACAAGCTTTTTTTCTTCTAAGGTTTCAGGTGCTCAGATGCTACCAAACGGACATGTAATGGCATGTCTTGGAAATCCCGGAAAGCTGTTTGAATTTGATGAAACAAATGCTACAGTTTGGAAATATTTTGTTCCGGTTGGAACAACAGGACCTTTAACACAGGGAACCACACCAATTGGAAACTCAGTTTTTAGATGTACGTTTTACCCTGATACTTTTTCAGGATTTAATAATCATATTATGGTTTCCGGTTTGCCAATAGAGTTAAATCCATTAACTACCTGTGAATTGTTTACGAATATAGATGGTGTGAGTAACGAAGTTGAAATATTTATTACTCCAAATCCTGCTAACGACTTTATTGAAGTGAGTAATAAATGTATTTCTGAATTGATGATTACAACAGTTGATGGTAAGCAAATAAGAACTGTGAAAAATAATAGTCAGATAAGTACTCAAAACCTAAGCAATGGAATGTATCTTTTAAAAGTAAAAGATTGCACAGGAGTTGTTAGTTATAGTAAATTTATGGTTAATAAATAG